A portion of the Oscillospiraceae bacterium genome contains these proteins:
- a CDS encoding carbohydrate kinase family protein encodes MGIVVIGAVFVDIKGYPLSTYIPGGRNSGRVEQVHGGVSRNIVEDIANVELRPTFVGLVDDTGMGQDVIDKLRNHKVNTQFIRRVKDGMGTWLAVFNNDGDVCASISKRPDTTPLTALLKEQGDEIFKDCDSIALELDLEKETVKQVLRFAKKYNKRVYAAISNMSIAMERRDFLQQVDCFVCNQQEAGLLFSDDYDHLSPAAMREVLAANVHSANIPCMVVTMGGQGAVYARANGESGVVPAKKVDVIDTTGAGDAFFAGTVIGLTYGKNLPASCEIGSRLAASVISITENVCPRFRPLEFGLDIPVLD; translated from the coding sequence ATGGGAATCGTAGTCATCGGAGCCGTTTTTGTGGACATCAAGGGGTACCCCCTTTCCACCTACATCCCGGGCGGGCGCAACTCCGGCCGGGTCGAGCAGGTACACGGTGGTGTGAGCCGCAACATCGTGGAGGACATCGCCAATGTGGAGCTGCGCCCCACCTTTGTGGGTCTGGTGGACGACACCGGCATGGGCCAGGATGTCATCGACAAACTGCGCAACCACAAGGTGAACACCCAGTTCATCCGCCGCGTGAAGGACGGCATGGGCACCTGGCTGGCCGTGTTCAACAACGACGGTGACGTATGCGCCTCCATCTCCAAGCGCCCGGACACCACTCCCCTCACCGCTCTGCTGAAAGAGCAGGGAGACGAGATCTTCAAGGACTGCGACAGCATCGCGCTGGAGCTGGATCTGGAAAAAGAGACGGTCAAGCAGGTGCTGCGCTTTGCCAAAAAGTACAACAAGCGGGTCTACGCGGCCATCTCCAACATGAGCATCGCCATGGAGCGCCGCGACTTTTTGCAGCAGGTGGACTGCTTTGTGTGCAACCAGCAGGAAGCCGGGCTGCTCTTCTCGGACGATTACGACCACCTTTCCCCCGCTGCCATGCGGGAGGTGCTGGCCGCCAACGTGCACAGCGCCAACATCCCCTGCATGGTGGTCACCATGGGCGGGCAGGGTGCCGTGTATGCCCGCGCCAACGGCGAAAGCGGCGTTGTGCCCGCCAAGAAGGTGGATGTGATCGACACCACCGGTGCCGGTGACGCCTTCTTTGCCGGTACGGTCATCGGCCTGACCTACGGCAAGAACCTGCCCGCCTCCTGCGAGATCGGCAGCCGTCTGGCCGCCTCGGTGATCTCCATCACCGAAAACGTCTGCCCCCGGTTCCGCCCGCTGGAATTCGGGCTGGACATTCCCGTGCTGGACTGA
- a CDS encoding pyruvate kinase produces MHFYGTIGPACASAGTLRRLVDAGMTGLRMNLSHGALAEHTDWLAMIHAVGIPDLLIDLQGPELRVGRLASPVTLPEGGTVQLGAGGIPCPVQLVQAARPGQQLLLDDGKLLVEVTAAGPDALVCTVLRGGVLQSRKSIAAPGLSVPMPTLTSEDLANLRIAASCGVTGVMLPFVRGKQDILALRQALAEAGAPQIRIFAKIENLAGVQALPEFLSLVDEVVIARGDLGNAMPLWELPRCQKQLSAACRAAGVPFMVVTQMLDSMCTRAVPTRAEVSDIYNAVLDGASSLMLTGETAAGQYPVQAMEFLVRTASTAL; encoded by the coding sequence ATGCATTTTTATGGAACCATCGGCCCGGCCTGCGCCAGTGCCGGAACTCTGCGCCGCCTTGTGGACGCCGGCATGACCGGCCTGCGCATGAACCTTTCCCACGGGGCGCTGGCCGAACACACTGACTGGCTGGCAATGATCCACGCTGTCGGCATTCCGGACCTGCTCATCGACCTGCAGGGGCCGGAACTGCGTGTCGGGCGGCTGGCCAGCCCGGTCACCCTGCCGGAGGGCGGCACGGTACAGCTGGGTGCAGGCGGCATCCCCTGCCCTGTCCAGCTCGTGCAGGCAGCTCGCCCCGGGCAGCAGCTTCTGCTGGACGACGGCAAGCTGCTGGTGGAAGTAACTGCCGCCGGGCCGGATGCACTGGTCTGCACCGTACTGCGGGGCGGCGTTCTGCAAAGCCGCAAGAGCATTGCCGCCCCGGGTCTGTCGGTGCCCATGCCCACCCTGACAAGTGAGGACCTTGCCAACCTGCGCATCGCAGCTTCCTGCGGCGTCACCGGGGTCATGCTGCCCTTCGTGCGCGGGAAACAGGACATCCTTGCCCTGCGGCAGGCGCTGGCCGAGGCCGGTGCGCCGCAGATCCGCATCTTTGCAAAGATCGAGAACCTTGCCGGGGTGCAGGCTCTGCCGGAGTTTCTGTCCCTCGTGGACGAGGTGGTCATTGCCCGCGGCGACCTGGGCAACGCCATGCCGCTGTGGGAGCTGCCCCGCTGTCAGAAACAGCTTTCCGCCGCCTGCCGGGCCGCCGGGGTGCCCTTTATGGTGGTCACCCAGATGCTGGACAGCATGTGCACCCGTGCCGTGCCCACCCGCGCCGAGGTGAGCGATATTTACAATGCTGTGTTGGATGGTGCGTCCAGCCTGATGCTCACCGGCGAGACCGCCGCCGGGCAGTACCCCGTGCAGGCCATGGAGTTCCTGGTTCGGACGGCAAGCACCGCCCTGTAA
- a CDS encoding LysR family transcriptional regulator has translation MTIQQLRYFLALCQDLNYTRTAGRLYLSRQALRLSIAALENELCGPLFTNVRNHLALTEKGQRFRAQAAPVVEQFDRMCAQAYQDIRSPALRLGISVALVPSYLPMLGDVLEQFRQQYPGIPLETASFSNDAVCAQLQNGTLDAGLVMDLGGCAAGLARTALTRHTAALLVPRCSPFWGRSSIAPAELDGQLLLVPGLAPEPLAPLWNTLRQAGARPKVEIGEQYYQVLYRTQERNGLALDRLEITSDHSMDNVQDVALDGMPPICAAFLQPEHAEHPCVRLLCSFLQEHLRNL, from the coding sequence ATGACCATTCAGCAGCTGCGCTATTTTCTGGCCCTGTGTCAGGACCTGAACTATACCCGCACGGCCGGGCGGCTGTATCTGTCGCGGCAGGCTCTGCGGCTGAGCATTGCCGCACTGGAAAACGAGCTCTGCGGCCCGCTGTTCACCAATGTGCGCAATCACCTTGCCCTGACCGAAAAGGGCCAGCGCTTCCGGGCACAGGCCGCGCCGGTGGTGGAGCAATTTGACCGGATGTGCGCGCAGGCGTATCAGGATATCCGGTCCCCCGCCCTGCGGCTGGGCATCAGTGTGGCGTTGGTGCCCAGCTACCTGCCCATGCTGGGGGATGTGCTGGAGCAGTTCCGGCAGCAATACCCGGGCATCCCGCTGGAAACCGCATCGTTCTCCAACGACGCCGTATGTGCACAATTGCAGAACGGCACGCTGGACGCCGGGCTGGTGATGGACCTGGGCGGCTGCGCGGCCGGGCTTGCCCGCACCGCGCTCACCCGGCACACCGCAGCCCTGCTGGTGCCCCGCTGCAGCCCGTTCTGGGGGCGCAGCAGCATCGCCCCGGCAGAGCTGGACGGCCAGCTGCTGTTGGTGCCAGGCCTTGCGCCGGAGCCGCTGGCCCCGCTGTGGAATACCCTGCGGCAGGCCGGTGCCCGCCCGAAGGTAGAGATCGGCGAGCAATACTATCAAGTGCTTTACCGCACCCAGGAGCGCAACGGTCTGGCCCTGGACCGGTTGGAGATCACCTCCGACCACAGCATGGACAATGTTCAGGACGTGGCACTGGACGGCATGCCGCCCATCTGCGCCGCCTTTTTGCAGCCGGAGCACGCAGAGCACCCCTGTGTCCGGCTTTTGTGCAGCTTTTTGCAGGAACACCTGCGCAATCTATGA
- a CDS encoding FAD-dependent oxidoreductase — MEKISRKGFLKIAAAAAMSSVTAAGLAACNAASSSTAAASSGAAGIYTPGTYTATAKGMSEITATVTFDAASITKVELDLSGETDSIGQAAKDKLIEQVMNAQTSQIDGVTGATVTSKAVQNAVADCIRQASGGAINPAEQTTEESASTADWLGEEPEVAESDIKQTVECEVLVVGAGSSGSFAAAAAAEAGAKTILIEKFGHDMASGIRDTLAACGSKQQQEDGDDVNKKDAVRYLCNWSQGYTRRSLAQVWADRSGETIDWFTDVLAESGIDFRHEIDEKHDNDNYEVLDVGHSTQYGDEYSEQLTMDAVLKHAEADGLEVQYEITMVKLEKDGNRVTGLIAKNANDEYVRYNASKGVILACGGYSGNETMMNALQPQSVEQTCINYSKPGAKGDGIKACLWAGAIMDQTHTSMIFDRGAIKPDQVGEYGKANDGALFWMGSQPFLKVNLNGERFMNEYTPYDLVLHAAASQPYHTYCTVWDSKYPEDVERFATHGCSRLYPHVNGTAPVFPMEYIEGMNADLQDQGYIVQADTVEELADKLGLPKDTFTATVDRYNELAAKGEDEDYGKEDYRLSTLSEAPFYGVRQSGGYLLCTMDGIQIDDNMHALDHDFKAIPGLYVIGDMSGNYFSGSYPCLMAGAAAGRSATFGRFAGQNAAAGI; from the coding sequence ATGGAAAAGATCTCCCGCAAGGGCTTTCTGAAAATCGCTGCCGCTGCCGCCATGAGCAGCGTCACCGCAGCCGGTCTGGCTGCCTGCAATGCAGCCAGCAGCTCCACCGCTGCTGCATCTTCCGGTGCAGCCGGCATCTACACCCCCGGCACCTACACTGCCACCGCCAAGGGCATGAGCGAGATCACCGCCACGGTGACCTTTGACGCTGCCAGCATCACCAAGGTGGAGCTGGACCTGTCCGGCGAGACCGACAGCATCGGCCAGGCCGCCAAGGACAAGCTGATCGAGCAGGTGATGAACGCTCAGACCAGCCAGATCGACGGTGTGACCGGTGCCACCGTGACCAGCAAGGCTGTGCAGAACGCTGTGGCCGACTGCATCCGTCAGGCCAGCGGCGGTGCCATCAACCCCGCTGAGCAGACCACCGAGGAGTCTGCCTCCACCGCCGACTGGTTGGGCGAGGAGCCCGAAGTGGCCGAGAGCGACATCAAGCAGACCGTGGAGTGTGAGGTGCTGGTGGTGGGTGCCGGTTCCTCCGGCAGCTTTGCCGCTGCCGCCGCGGCCGAGGCCGGTGCCAAGACCATCCTGATCGAAAAGTTCGGCCACGACATGGCCAGCGGCATCCGCGACACGCTGGCTGCCTGCGGCTCCAAGCAGCAGCAGGAGGACGGCGATGACGTGAACAAGAAGGACGCTGTGCGCTACCTGTGCAATTGGAGCCAGGGCTATACCCGCCGCAGCCTGGCACAGGTGTGGGCAGACCGCAGCGGTGAGACCATCGACTGGTTCACCGACGTACTGGCCGAGAGCGGCATCGACTTCCGCCACGAGATCGACGAAAAGCACGACAACGACAACTACGAGGTGCTGGACGTGGGCCACAGCACCCAGTACGGCGACGAGTACAGCGAGCAGCTGACCATGGACGCCGTGCTCAAGCACGCCGAGGCCGACGGTCTGGAAGTGCAGTACGAGATCACCATGGTCAAGCTGGAAAAGGACGGCAACCGCGTCACCGGCCTGATCGCCAAGAATGCCAACGACGAGTATGTGCGCTACAACGCATCCAAGGGCGTCATTCTGGCCTGCGGCGGCTACAGCGGCAATGAAACCATGATGAACGCCCTGCAGCCCCAGAGCGTGGAGCAGACCTGCATCAACTATTCCAAGCCCGGTGCCAAGGGCGACGGCATCAAGGCCTGCCTGTGGGCCGGTGCCATCATGGACCAGACCCACACCTCCATGATCTTTGACCGCGGTGCCATCAAGCCCGACCAGGTGGGCGAGTACGGCAAGGCCAACGACGGTGCCCTGTTCTGGATGGGCAGCCAGCCGTTCCTGAAGGTGAACCTGAACGGTGAGCGCTTCATGAACGAGTACACGCCTTACGATCTGGTGCTGCACGCTGCAGCCAGCCAGCCCTACCACACCTACTGCACTGTGTGGGACAGCAAGTACCCCGAGGATGTGGAGCGCTTTGCCACCCACGGCTGCAGCCGTCTGTACCCGCATGTGAACGGCACCGCTCCGGTGTTCCCCATGGAGTACATCGAGGGCATGAACGCCGATCTGCAGGACCAGGGTTACATCGTGCAGGCCGACACCGTGGAGGAGCTGGCCGACAAGCTGGGCCTGCCCAAGGACACCTTCACCGCAACGGTGGATCGTTACAACGAGCTGGCTGCCAAGGGCGAGGACGAGGATTACGGTAAGGAGGACTACCGTCTGTCCACCCTGAGCGAAGCTCCCTTCTACGGTGTGCGCCAGTCCGGCGGCTACCTCCTCTGCACCATGGACGGCATCCAGATCGACGACAACATGCACGCACTGGACCACGACTTCAAGGCCATCCCGGGCCTGTACGTCATCGGCGACATGAGCGGCAACTACTTCTCCGGCAGCTATCCCTGCCTGATGGCCGGTGCCGCCGCAGGCCGCAGCGCCACCTTCGGCCGCTTTGCCGGTCAGAACGCTGCCGCCGGCATCTGA
- the rlmD gene encoding 23S rRNA (uracil(1939)-C(5))-methyltransferase RlmD, whose amino-acid sequence MPLQKNQILTLRIERLSSDGSGVAHSPDGETVFVPGAAPGDEADVRIVKDCKRYAFGILDHLRTPSPDRIPVDCAVAGPCGGCSLRHLDYTAELRAKQENVTDAFRRIGGLDVPVLDICPSPEVDRYRNKVQFPVGLDKNGNPCIGFYAGRTHRIVPCPDCKLQPGVLNDIGNALCRFFAENGIQPYNEETGRGLVRHIFLRRGAHSGQIMVCLVCTRPNLPHTDALCTRLREQFADIATILLNVNSKNTNVILGTETHTLYGPGYIEDTLCGVPVQLGPLSFYQVNTLAAERLYGIAAQYAQLTPDDLLLDLYCGMGTIGLSMVDYCRELVGVEIVPEAIESAKANAARMGDAVAAKSCFFCADAGQAATRLAAEGLHPDVVMLDPPRKGCDEATLSAVVRMAPRRVVYVSCNPATAARDAAWLEQNGYHAEKVQPVDLFPRTKHCEAVILLTKVHVN is encoded by the coding sequence ATGCCCTTACAGAAGAACCAGATCCTGACCCTGCGCATCGAGCGGCTTTCCAGCGACGGCAGCGGTGTGGCCCACAGCCCGGACGGCGAGACCGTTTTTGTGCCGGGTGCCGCCCCCGGTGACGAAGCCGATGTGCGCATCGTAAAGGACTGCAAGCGCTACGCCTTTGGCATTCTGGACCATCTGCGCACCCCCTCGCCGGACCGCATTCCGGTGGACTGTGCCGTGGCGGGACCCTGCGGCGGCTGCAGCCTGCGGCATCTGGATTACACCGCCGAGCTGCGTGCCAAGCAGGAGAATGTGACCGATGCCTTCCGCCGCATCGGTGGGCTGGACGTGCCGGTGCTGGACATCTGCCCCTCCCCGGAGGTGGACCGCTACCGCAACAAGGTCCAGTTCCCGGTAGGGCTGGACAAGAACGGTAACCCCTGCATCGGCTTCTACGCCGGGCGCACTCACCGCATCGTGCCCTGCCCGGACTGCAAATTGCAGCCCGGCGTGCTCAACGACATCGGCAATGCACTGTGCAGGTTCTTTGCCGAAAACGGCATCCAGCCTTACAACGAAGAGACCGGCCGGGGCCTGGTGCGGCACATCTTCCTGCGGCGGGGCGCGCACAGCGGACAGATCATGGTGTGTCTGGTGTGCACCCGCCCGAACCTCCCCCACACCGATGCGCTGTGCACCCGTCTGCGGGAGCAGTTTGCGGACATTGCCACCATCCTGCTCAATGTCAACAGCAAAAACACCAACGTGATCCTGGGCACCGAGACCCACACCCTGTACGGGCCGGGCTACATCGAAGATACGCTCTGCGGGGTTCCGGTGCAGCTGGGGCCGCTGTCGTTCTACCAGGTGAACACGCTGGCCGCCGAGCGGCTGTACGGCATTGCCGCACAGTACGCCCAGCTGACCCCGGATGACCTGTTGCTGGACCTCTACTGCGGCATGGGTACCATCGGCCTTTCCATGGTGGACTACTGCCGGGAGCTGGTGGGCGTGGAGATCGTGCCCGAAGCCATCGAGAGCGCCAAGGCCAACGCCGCCCGCATGGGGGATGCTGTGGCCGCAAAGAGCTGCTTTTTCTGTGCCGACGCCGGGCAGGCGGCTACCCGCCTGGCTGCCGAGGGCCTGCACCCGGACGTGGTGATGCTGGACCCGCCCCGCAAGGGCTGCGACGAGGCCACCCTTTCCGCCGTAGTACGCATGGCTCCCCGCCGGGTGGTCTACGTCAGCTGCAACCCCGCCACCGCCGCCCGCGATGCCGCCTGGCTGGAGCAGAACGGCTATCACGCCGAGAAAGTGCAGCCCGTGGATCTGTTCCCCAGGACGAAGCATTGCGAAGCGGTCATTCTTCTAACCAAGGTCCATGTCAACTGA
- a CDS encoding AraC family transcriptional regulator — protein sequence MADVYKQSFKQNYTNNIELSIFNCGIERCAPSKTWGPGIRDHYLIHLVLSGKGEFEVGGRTWQVSTGDLFFARPSQLIRYTADEQYPWEYSWVGFNGACAHKLAAQLPFTDDAPVHHTSDPDGMRAALANIYSSRGLQPQDEAAMVGYLYLFIAALMKETIAGKPHSTSSSSQYVLNAIKYIQFNYSHDISIDDVAKSVGVSRSHLYRVFMLNVGKSPIDYLTEYRINEACKLLRAGHLSIAEVAVSVGFFDQFYFSRVFKRAKGVPPSKYFATQADAAPAEPQP from the coding sequence ATGGCAGACGTTTACAAGCAATCCTTCAAACAGAACTACACGAACAACATCGAACTTTCCATCTTCAACTGTGGCATTGAGCGCTGCGCCCCGTCCAAGACCTGGGGTCCTGGAATCCGTGACCATTACCTGATCCACCTGGTGCTCTCGGGCAAGGGCGAATTCGAGGTAGGCGGCCGAACCTGGCAAGTCAGCACCGGAGATCTGTTCTTTGCGCGCCCCAGCCAGCTCATCCGCTACACCGCCGATGAGCAGTACCCCTGGGAGTACAGTTGGGTGGGCTTCAACGGTGCCTGCGCCCACAAGCTGGCAGCCCAGCTGCCCTTTACCGACGACGCCCCCGTACACCACACCAGCGACCCGGACGGCATGCGCGCCGCCCTGGCTAACATCTACTCCTCCCGCGGGCTGCAGCCCCAGGACGAGGCCGCCATGGTGGGGTACCTTTATTTGTTCATTGCCGCTCTGATGAAGGAAACCATCGCCGGCAAGCCGCACTCCACCTCGTCCTCCAGCCAGTATGTGCTCAACGCCATCAAATACATCCAGTTCAACTACTCCCACGACATCTCCATTGACGATGTCGCCAAGAGCGTGGGCGTTTCCCGCAGCCACCTGTACCGGGTGTTCATGCTCAATGTGGGCAAAAGCCCCATCGACTACCTCACCGAATACCGCATCAACGAAGCCTGCAAGCTGCTGCGTGCCGGTCACCTTTCCATTGCAGAGGTGGCCGTGTCAGTAGGCTTCTTCGACCAGTTCTATTTTTCGCGGGTGTTCAAGCGCGCCAAGGGCGTGCCGCCCAGCAAGTATTTTGCCACCCAGGCAGATGCTGCCCCCGCCGAACCGCAGCCGTGA
- a CDS encoding galactokinase → MATSAQLREQIAAGRWDGPLAALYGTAPQELARQRARYCAALEQFELYFGPGRQVQVYSAPGRAELGGNHTDHQHGYGLAAAVTLDLVAVAARNTDGYVRVKSRGFNKLDVIDLATAEPQEGESTHSASLIRGIAEGFRTAGKAIGGFDAYTASDVLRGSGLSSSAAFEMGMACIWNGEYACGLDARALAGICQYAENTYFGKPSGQLDQLASAVGGVIFADFADPAAPQVEKIHADGLLPPGMTLCVTDTRGSHSKLTGEFAAIRQEMEAVAACLGGKVLGQVPETDFWAALPRLRTACGDRAVLRAIHYYEENARTLAQRRALLEKRFADFAALVLESGRASFALCQNVYCATDVRHQGLSVALALSQSILQGSSGAWRMQGGGFAGTIQAYVPEMLLQRYHTAMERVFGPGSCYVLRLREQGARQVL, encoded by the coding sequence ATGGCAACCAGCGCACAACTCAGGGAACAGATCGCGGCAGGGAGGTGGGACGGACCCCTTGCCGCGCTTTACGGCACCGCCCCGCAGGAACTGGCCCGGCAGCGGGCGCGGTACTGCGCGGCGCTGGAGCAGTTCGAGCTGTATTTCGGCCCGGGGCGGCAGGTGCAGGTGTACTCGGCCCCGGGGCGTGCGGAGCTGGGCGGCAACCACACCGACCACCAGCACGGCTACGGGCTGGCGGCAGCGGTCACGCTGGATCTGGTGGCGGTAGCGGCCCGGAACACGGACGGCTATGTGCGGGTCAAGTCCCGCGGGTTCAACAAGCTGGATGTGATCGACCTGGCCACGGCAGAGCCGCAGGAAGGGGAGAGCACCCACTCGGCCAGCCTGATCCGGGGCATTGCCGAGGGCTTCCGGACGGCGGGAAAGGCTATTGGCGGCTTTGATGCTTACACGGCCAGCGACGTGCTGCGGGGCAGCGGCCTTTCCAGCTCTGCGGCCTTTGAGATGGGTATGGCCTGCATCTGGAACGGGGAGTACGCCTGTGGGCTGGATGCCCGGGCACTGGCCGGCATCTGCCAGTATGCGGAGAATACTTACTTTGGCAAACCCAGCGGTCAGCTGGACCAGCTGGCCAGCGCGGTGGGCGGCGTCATTTTTGCCGACTTCGCAGACCCGGCCGCCCCGCAGGTGGAAAAGATCCACGCAGACGGTCTGCTGCCGCCCGGCATGACCCTGTGCGTGACCGACACCCGGGGCAGCCACAGCAAGTTGACCGGGGAGTTCGCGGCCATCCGGCAGGAGATGGAGGCTGTGGCGGCCTGCCTGGGCGGCAAGGTGTTGGGTCAGGTGCCGGAAACCGATTTTTGGGCAGCACTGCCCCGGCTGCGTACCGCCTGCGGTGACCGCGCGGTGCTGCGTGCCATCCACTATTACGAAGAAAATGCCCGCACGCTGGCTCAGCGCCGGGCTTTGCTGGAAAAACGCTTTGCCGATTTTGCCGCGCTGGTGCTGGAAAGCGGGCGCGCCTCCTTTGCACTGTGCCAGAATGTGTACTGCGCCACGGATGTCCGGCATCAGGGGCTGTCGGTGGCGCTTGCGTTGAGCCAGAGCATCCTGCAGGGCAGCAGCGGCGCATGGCGGATGCAGGGCGGCGGCTTTGCGGGCACCATTCAGGCCTATGTGCCGGAAATGTTGCTGCAGCGCTACCATACCGCCATGGAGCGGGTGTTCGGTCCGGGCAGCTGCTATGTGCTCCGGCTGCGGGAACAGGGCGCAAGACAAGTGCTGTAA
- the malQ gene encoding 4-alpha-glucanotransferase has translation MRASGILMPVFSLPGPFGIGTLGKEAFAFVDFLAEAKQTYWQILPIGPTGYGDSPYQSFSAFAGNPYFIDYRLLADTGLLTADEVPAARPVGPIDYGALYNERPVILKKAADRLLAASSPAYEAFCEAQSFWLEDYALFMAVKAEQGQAGLADWPDDLRCRKLEAIAAAKQRLAGAVDYYKAVQFFFYTQWNALKAYANGKGVRLVGDIPIYVSPDSSDLWTHPELFQTDGEMHLTQVAGCPPDAFAADGQLWGNPLYDWPTHKATGFAWWKRRMQHATSIYDVVRIDHFRGFESYYSIPAGNKTAAGGHWEKGPDRDFIHAMHEALGEGGIIAEDLGYLTPEVKAMLAESGYPGMKIMQFAFDSRESGNYLPHTYPRNSVVYTGTHDNVTTEGWRTNASPEDVAYACRYLRCKPEDLTESMICACLASVSDMAIIPLADWLHLGSEARINTPSTQGANWQWRLGSPMPGSLAAHIAQLTALYERTPCGE, from the coding sequence ATGCGTGCAAGCGGCATTCTGATGCCCGTGTTCAGCCTGCCGGGGCCCTTTGGCATCGGCACGCTGGGCAAAGAGGCCTTCGCATTTGTCGATTTCCTCGCCGAGGCAAAACAGACCTACTGGCAGATTTTGCCCATCGGCCCCACCGGCTACGGTGACAGCCCTTACCAGAGTTTTTCCGCCTTTGCCGGCAACCCCTACTTCATTGACTACCGCCTGCTGGCCGACACCGGTCTGCTGACGGCCGATGAAGTGCCCGCCGCACGGCCTGTAGGCCCCATCGACTACGGCGCACTGTACAACGAGCGGCCTGTGATCCTGAAAAAGGCAGCCGACCGCCTGCTGGCAGCCTCCTCCCCCGCCTACGAAGCCTTCTGCGAGGCGCAGAGCTTCTGGCTGGAGGATTACGCCCTGTTCATGGCTGTCAAGGCCGAACAGGGGCAGGCAGGCCTTGCCGACTGGCCGGATGACCTGCGCTGCCGCAAACTGGAAGCCATCGCTGCTGCAAAACAGCGTCTCGCCGGTGCGGTGGATTACTACAAGGCGGTGCAATTCTTCTTCTACACCCAGTGGAACGCCCTGAAGGCTTACGCCAACGGCAAGGGCGTCCGTCTGGTGGGCGATATTCCCATCTATGTCAGCCCGGATTCCAGCGACCTGTGGACCCACCCGGAGCTGTTCCAGACCGACGGAGAAATGCATCTGACCCAGGTGGCCGGATGCCCGCCGGACGCCTTTGCAGCAGACGGCCAGCTGTGGGGCAACCCCCTGTATGACTGGCCCACGCACAAAGCCACCGGCTTTGCCTGGTGGAAACGCCGGATGCAGCACGCCACCTCCATTTACGATGTGGTGCGCATCGACCATTTCCGCGGTTTTGAGAGCTACTACTCCATCCCCGCCGGAAACAAGACCGCAGCGGGCGGCCACTGGGAAAAGGGCCCGGACCGTGATTTTATCCACGCCATGCACGAAGCTTTGGGCGAAGGCGGCATCATTGCCGAGGATCTGGGCTACCTGACCCCGGAGGTCAAGGCCATGCTGGCAGAGAGCGGCTACCCCGGCATGAAGATCATGCAGTTTGCCTTTGACAGCCGGGAGTCCGGCAATTACCTGCCTCATACCTACCCCCGCAACAGCGTGGTGTACACCGGCACCCATGACAACGTGACCACCGAAGGCTGGCGCACCAATGCCAGCCCGGAAGATGTGGCCTATGCCTGCCGCTACCTGCGCTGCAAGCCGGAGGATCTGACCGAGTCCATGATCTGCGCCTGCCTTGCCAGTGTGTCGGACATGGCGATCATTCCGCTGGCCGACTGGCTGCATCTGGGCAGTGAGGCCCGCATCAACACCCCCAGCACCCAGGGTGCCAACTGGCAGTGGCGGCTCGGCAGCCCTATGCCCGGCAGCCTTGCAGCACACATCGCACAGCTGACTGCACTGTACGAGCGCACCCCCTGCGGCGAATAA
- a CDS encoding carbohydrate ABC transporter permease — protein sequence MPKQKKMWDNILTVIMSVLCLLWIYPIVLILLNSLKKEGTFTTSTVFQLPTKETFAGLSNYVYGVTKMGFLSSLGYSLLITITSVFLILLCCSMTGWYLTRVNNKLSKFMNLLIVFSMVVPFQMVMFTLSKTADQLKLNTPWNICIIYLGFGAGLAVFMFTGFMKSVPMEIEEAAMIDGCNPIQIFFKIVFPILKPTMISTAILETMWVWNDYLLPTLVLDIKKYRTIPMAIQYFRGGYGRVELAPMMACIIIAIIPIIILYMTCQKYIIEGVVAGAVKG from the coding sequence ATGCCTAAACAGAAAAAGATGTGGGATAACATCCTCACCGTCATCATGAGTGTGCTGTGCCTGCTGTGGATCTACCCCATCGTGCTGATCCTGCTGAACAGCCTGAAAAAAGAAGGCACCTTTACCACCTCCACGGTGTTCCAGCTGCCCACGAAAGAGACCTTTGCGGGCCTGTCCAACTACGTTTACGGCGTGACCAAGATGGGCTTTCTGTCCAGCCTGGGTTACAGCCTTCTGATCACCATTACCAGTGTGTTCCTGATCCTGCTGTGCTGCTCCATGACCGGCTGGTACCTGACCCGTGTGAACAACAAGCTCAGCAAGTTCATGAACCTGCTCATCGTGTTCTCCATGGTCGTGCCCTTCCAGATGGTCATGTTCACCCTGTCTAAGACTGCAGACCAGCTCAAGCTGAACACCCCGTGGAACATCTGCATCATCTACCTGGGTTTTGGTGCCGGTCTGGCCGTGTTCATGTTCACCGGCTTCATGAAGAGCGTGCCCATGGAGATCGAGGAAGCTGCCATGATCGACGGCTGCAACCCCATCCAGATCTTTTTCAAGATCGTGTTCCCCATCCTCAAGCCCACCATGATCTCCACCGCCATTCTGGAAACCATGTGGGTGTGGAACGACTACCTGCTGCCCACCCTGGTTCTGGACATCAAGAAGTACCGCACCATCCCCATGGCCATCCAATACTTCCGCGGTGGCTACGGTCGTGTGGAGCTGGCCCCCATGATGGCCTGCATCATCATTGCCATCATCCCCATCATCATCCTGTACATGACCTGCCAGAAGTACATCATCGAGGGCGTTGTGGCAGGTGCTGTCAAGGGCTAA